One genomic window of Erinaceus europaeus chromosome 19, mEriEur2.1, whole genome shotgun sequence includes the following:
- the SLC39A14 gene encoding metal cation symporter ZIP14 isoform X2: MKPHPAFPGCFLLTLLCLWTSASEVHPTASGTPGISAASFLQDLMHRYGAGDSLTLQQLKALLNHLDVGVGRDNATQPEQGQRNLSTCFSSGDLFAAHNFSNQSRIGRTEFQEFCPTILQQLDSRACSSENQENEENEQTEEGRPSALEVWGFGFLSVSLINLASLLGVLVLPCTEKAFFSRVLTYFIALSIGTLLSNALFQLIPEAFGFNPLEDYYVSKSAVVFGGFYLFFFTEKILKMLLKQKNEHHHGHSHYASETLPSKKDQEEGVTEKLQNGDLDHMIPQHCSSEPDGKASVMDEKVIVGSLSVQDLQASQSACYWLKGIRYSDIGTLAWMITLSDGLHNFIDGLAIGASFTVSVFQGISTSVAILCEEFPHELGDFVILLNAGMSIQQALFFNFLSACCCYVGLAFGILAGSHFSANWIFALAGGMFLYIALADMFPEMNEVCQEDERQGSVLVPFVIQNLGLLTGFTIMLLLTMYSGQIQIG; the protein is encoded by the exons ATGAAGCCTCACCCAGCCTTTCCAGGCTGCTTTCTGCTGACCTTGCTCTGTCTCTGGACATCTGCTTCCGAGGTCCACCCTACAGCTTCCGGGACCCCAGGCATCAGTgcggcttccttcctgcaggatcTCATGCATCGATATGGGGCAGGTGACAGTCTCACCCTGCAGCAACTGAAAGCCCTACTCAACCACCTGGATGTAGGTGTGGGCCGGGACAATGCTACCCAGCCTGAGCAGGGGCAGAGGAACCTCTCTACG TGCTTTAGTTCTGGAGATCTCTTTGCTGCCCACAACTTCAGTAACCAGTCAAGGATTGGAAGGACCGAGTTCCAGGAATTCTGCCCCACCATCCTCCAGCAGCTGGACTCCCGAGCCTGCTCCTCTGAGAACCAGGAGAATGAGGAGAATGAACAAACAGAAGAGGGCAGGCCCAGCGCGCTTGAAG TGTGGGGCTTTGGTTTCCTCAGTGTCTCACTGATTAACCTGGCCTCTCTCCTGGGAGTCCTCGTCCTGCCTTGCACGGAGAAGGCGTTTTTCAGCCGTGTGCTCACTTACTTCATCGCCCTGTCCATTGGAACGCTGCTTTCTAACGCGCTCTTCCAGCTCATCCCAGAG GCTTTTGGTTTCAATCCTCTGGAAGATTATTATGTCTCCAAGTCTGCTGTAGTGTTTGGaggcttttatcttttcttttttacagagAAGATCTTGAAAATGCTTCTTAAGCAGAAGAATGAG CATCATCATGGACACAGCCATTATGCCTCTGAGACACTTCCTTCCAAGAAGGACCAGgaagagggggtgacagagaagctgCAGAATGGTGATCTGGACCATATGATCCCTCAGCACTGTAGTAGTGAGCCAGATGGCAAAGCCTCAGTGATGGACGAGAAGGTCATCGTGGGCTCACTCTCTGTCCAG GACCTGCAGGCTTCCCAGAGTGCTTGTTACTGGCTAAAAGGTATCCGATACTCTGATATTGGCACCCTGGCCTGGATGATCACCCTGAGTGATGGCCTCCACAACTTTATCGACGGTCTGGCCATTGGGGCCTCCTTCACCGTGTCTGTCTTCCAAGGCATCAGCACCTCAGTGGCCATTCTCTGTGAGGAGTTTCCACATGAGCTCG GAGACTTTGTTATCTTGCTCAATGCAGGAATGAGCATCCAGCAGGCCCTCTTCTTCAATTTTCTTTCTGCCTGCTGCTGTTATGTGGGTCTGGCCTTTGGCATCCTGGCTGGCAGCCATTTCTCTGCCAACTGGATCTTTGCTCTGGCTGGAGGAATGTTCTTGTATATTGCTCTCGCTGATATG
- the SLC39A14 gene encoding metal cation symporter ZIP14 isoform X1, producing the protein MKPHPAFPGCFLLTLLCLWTSASEVHPTASGTPGISAASFLQDLMHRYGAGDSLTLQQLKALLNHLDVGVGRDNATQPEQGQRNLSTCFSSGDLFAAHNFSNQSRIGRTEFQEFCPTILQQLDSRACSSENQENEENEQTEEGRPSALEVWGYGLLCVTVISLCSLMGASVVPFMKKTFYKRLLLYFIALAIGTLYSNALFQLIPEAFGFNPLEDYYVSKSAVVFGGFYLFFFTEKILKMLLKQKNEHHHGHSHYASETLPSKKDQEEGVTEKLQNGDLDHMIPQHCSSEPDGKASVMDEKVIVGSLSVQDLQASQSACYWLKGIRYSDIGTLAWMITLSDGLHNFIDGLAIGASFTVSVFQGISTSVAILCEEFPHELGDFVILLNAGMSIQQALFFNFLSACCCYVGLAFGILAGSHFSANWIFALAGGMFLYIALADMFPEMNEVCQEDERQGSVLVPFVIQNLGLLTGFTIMLLLTMYSGQIQIG; encoded by the exons ATGAAGCCTCACCCAGCCTTTCCAGGCTGCTTTCTGCTGACCTTGCTCTGTCTCTGGACATCTGCTTCCGAGGTCCACCCTACAGCTTCCGGGACCCCAGGCATCAGTgcggcttccttcctgcaggatcTCATGCATCGATATGGGGCAGGTGACAGTCTCACCCTGCAGCAACTGAAAGCCCTACTCAACCACCTGGATGTAGGTGTGGGCCGGGACAATGCTACCCAGCCTGAGCAGGGGCAGAGGAACCTCTCTACG TGCTTTAGTTCTGGAGATCTCTTTGCTGCCCACAACTTCAGTAACCAGTCAAGGATTGGAAGGACCGAGTTCCAGGAATTCTGCCCCACCATCCTCCAGCAGCTGGACTCCCGAGCCTGCTCCTCTGAGAACCAGGAGAATGAGGAGAATGAACAAACAGAAGAGGGCAGGCCCAGCGCGCTTGAAG TGTGGGGATATGGTCTCCTCTGTGTGACCGTCATCTCCCTCTGCTCCCTCATGGGGGCCAGCGTGGTGCCCTTCATGAAGAAGACTTTTTACAAGAGGCTGCTGCTCTACTTCATAGCTCTGGCGATTGGAACACTCTACTCCAACGCCCTCTTCCAGCTCATCCCCGAG GCTTTTGGTTTCAATCCTCTGGAAGATTATTATGTCTCCAAGTCTGCTGTAGTGTTTGGaggcttttatcttttcttttttacagagAAGATCTTGAAAATGCTTCTTAAGCAGAAGAATGAG CATCATCATGGACACAGCCATTATGCCTCTGAGACACTTCCTTCCAAGAAGGACCAGgaagagggggtgacagagaagctgCAGAATGGTGATCTGGACCATATGATCCCTCAGCACTGTAGTAGTGAGCCAGATGGCAAAGCCTCAGTGATGGACGAGAAGGTCATCGTGGGCTCACTCTCTGTCCAG GACCTGCAGGCTTCCCAGAGTGCTTGTTACTGGCTAAAAGGTATCCGATACTCTGATATTGGCACCCTGGCCTGGATGATCACCCTGAGTGATGGCCTCCACAACTTTATCGACGGTCTGGCCATTGGGGCCTCCTTCACCGTGTCTGTCTTCCAAGGCATCAGCACCTCAGTGGCCATTCTCTGTGAGGAGTTTCCACATGAGCTCG GAGACTTTGTTATCTTGCTCAATGCAGGAATGAGCATCCAGCAGGCCCTCTTCTTCAATTTTCTTTCTGCCTGCTGCTGTTATGTGGGTCTGGCCTTTGGCATCCTGGCTGGCAGCCATTTCTCTGCCAACTGGATCTTTGCTCTGGCTGGAGGAATGTTCTTGTATATTGCTCTCGCTGATATG